A stretch of the Nicotiana tabacum cultivar K326 chromosome 6, ASM71507v2, whole genome shotgun sequence genome encodes the following:
- the LOC107761153 gene encoding transcription factor MYBS1 — protein sequence MSVSELWSKEEEKAFENAIAMHWVEDSEQQWEKFAAVVPTKTIDEIKRHYQLLVDDVAAIESGHVPLPNYIGEESSSSSIKETNLGHSGSSDRRSNCGYVNGFSGPTHDPIGHSGKGNSKAEQERRKGIPWTEEEHRLFLLGLDKFGKGDWRSISRNFVISRTPTQVASHAQKYFIRLNSMNRDRRRSSIHDITSINGGDISTHQAPITGQQPNPNPSNPAALGPNIKHRNQPNMHGFGMYGAPMGHPVAAPPTHMASAVGTPVMLPHGHHPPYVLPVAYPLPPPHPPPMH from the exons atgtcAGTTTCAGAATTGTGgagcaaagaagaagaaaaagcttTTGAAAATGCCATTGCAATGCACTGGGTTGAGGATTCTGAACAACAATGGGAGAAATTTGCTGCAGTGGTCCCCACTAAAACCATTGATGAAATCAAACGACATTATCAGCTCCTTGTTGATGATGTTGCAGCCATTGAATCTGGGCACGTTCCACTTCCCAATTATATAGGAGAAGaatcttcttcctcttcaattAAGGAAACCAATTTAGGTCATTCTGGGTCATCTGACAGACGCTCCAATTGTGGTTATGTAAATGGATTTTCGGGTCCAACACATGACCCGATTGGCCATTCTGGTAAAGGAAATTCTAAGGCTGAGCAAGAAAGACGAAAGGGTATTCCTTGGACTGAAGAAGAACATAG GTTATTTTTGCTAGGTTTAGATAAATTTGGGAAAGGAGATTGGAGGAGTATTTCAAGGAATTTTGTGATATCAAGAACACCAACACAAGTGGCTAGTCATGCCCAAAAGTACTTTATTCGATTAAATTCAATGAATAGAGATAGAAGAAGGTCAAGTATTCATGATATTACAAGTATTAACGGTGGAGATATTTCAACTCATCAGGCTCCTATTACGGGCCAACAGCCCAATCCAAATCCATCAAATCCAGCAGCACTTGGGCCCAATATCAAGCATAGAAATCAGCCCAATATGCATGGTTTCGGCATGTACGGTGCTCCGATGGGACATCCCGTTGCTGCTCCACCGACTCACATGGCGTCGGCCGTCGGAACTCCGGTTATGCTTCCTCATGGACACCATCCTCCTTATGTTCTTCCAGTTGCATACCCCCTACCGCCGCCGCACCCGCCACCTATGCACTAG